TAAAGCAATGGAGGTCACCCCCTTTTCCACCTGAACTTTCCTAATGTGGGAAAAGAgatcaaaataaagcaaagtaAAACATTAAATCAGTATgctgtccagtgtgtgtgagtgggtctgtgtgtgtgtgtgtgtgtgtgtgtgcgtctgtacatatatacagtacatgacATAATGATACAGTTTTTATCCTCACTTGAGAATTTTGAAGTTAGTACTGGAACACAGAGTGATGGTACCAGATCCAGATCCGAGAAGTAGGTCCCCAGACTCCAGTATTTTCAGGACACTGACACCCTGCACAGAAAAGGCATGACTTTAAATTACGTATTATGTACACAAATTATATATCACTTCTCAAATTTCTAGTTCTTTGATAGAAGCTGATTGATCAATCTATCTACAAAGATCTGGTCCAATATTGAAGCGCTGTTTGAATTACCTACAGGACGTATAACCTAAAAGCTACCACactataaataaaagaataaatggagCATACACACAAATGGAGAAATTACAGCTGCTGATCAAATAAACAAGTGCAAGTGAACAACAGCTGAAATGACCCGTGTTGCGCCTCATGAGGCTGACTTACCAGGCTGTATTTTGTTTTAACTGGACCACAGCTACTCAGGTGCCTCGAATTCAGGTTGATTTTCATTATGTCTCCACTGCTTGTGCCACAGAAAATGAACTCATCGTCCTCTGAGATCTGTGTGATATTCAAACAAGTCAACTTGGTCAATGCTATCATATCTAGTGTACTctgcattttgtatttcagtTGTATCAGCAGTTAAACTGACAAAAGCCATTAAGCAAAACTCAGATAAACATCAAAGTGGTTAAAAGTAGTTTAATAAGCTGGATAAACAACATGATGTGAATGAAAGACTCTCACGGCCTCGTACCTCTATACACTTCACCATCCTCCTGAGCTTTCCTGCCTGACACTCTGTGGCTGTGATCTTCCGGTTGGTGAGGTTCAGCTCCCAGACTCGCAGTGTTTCGctgccccccccaaaaaaagataGTTAATATTGTTGCAGATACAAACATTGAAGCCACATTAACAAGGAACACCATTCACTCACTTTCCAGCTGAAACAAAGACGTGGTCGTTGGTATTCGAGTACTGCAGAGTGAAGCAGTGACCAGAACTGTTAGCTGAGGCTGGGCTGCCACACATGAACTGCTTGTTCTCAATATCCCAAAGGAATatgctgaaaacacacataaaacacacatcacacactcaaCAAAATTGAGAATTTGCTGAGTCAATTTACAAGCACAAGTTAGAGCAAACATGATGTTTACCGGCCATCATCCTGACCCCCGAGGGACACCAGGTACTTGTCGTTCGGAGAGAAGGACAGCGCCTCTACCTTCGCCTTGTGGAGGGTCAGCTGGGCATGGATGGTTCGCTGTGTATAGTCCCAGATAATAATTGGAGCCTaggaaaatatgtaaataattaTTCTAAATGTTCCGAtggataaatgtgttttttcatccTTTACTTTGAAAGGATTCAAGCCCACATTGTGTTAATGCAAACAAAAAATACCACACATCAAATAGGACAAATTAAACAACTATTTAAGGATAATGGAATTTAGTGAGTTATCCTAATCCATAATACAAAGGTTTACATTATGTTACCTCAAAGCCCATGAAGTTGACCTGTCCAGTGGCAATATACAATCCACTCTTTGACACTGAAATACAGGatatattgtttgtgtgtccatggAGGAACTCCTGCTTGCCGTCTGTGAGACTCTTCAGAATGACCGTGGATCCCACAGGATAGATGAGGTGCTCTTTGTCTGGGTGTACGTTCAAGCCAGAAAACACGTGTCCTGATGAAATGAAAGGGTGGCATGCTATAAGATTTGACATGTTTTAATACAGAAACTGACAACTAAATAAACTGTTTGCGATCATCATTGGTGATACTGTTCTTTGTGccttttgaattattttgtcAATGGAATCTGTTCCAAACACAACAAGCAAAATTCTAACAACGGGATGCATGACAGCTAGAAGACTGATAGCAGCTAACTGGAAGGTCCCAGATCAGATGAAAGGACTGTGGCTCTGAACTCTTGGAAATGATCTCCATGGAGGGAGCAACATCTAATCTTACATAATAATGAGGAACAacagccatagactgtatataggtCACAACTGACATTGTTTGTTAATAAATACCTATTTACCCCAAGATCCAGAGTCAAGATCCTGAGTTAACATGGACGACCAGTCTTCCCGTAATTATATATTGTTTCATGATCACACATTAGCATTAGCTTCACATCAACTAGAAACCATTGGAAGTTGGTTTGTAAACTTACCATTGAAGCCAATAACAGCCTCCAGTTCAAGTTGAGTGACTCCTTGTGTTTTGTCAGCCATGGCTACTTCTCCTTTCTCGGCCTCCTGTTGAGTGTTAAGATACTTTGTGAGGCTACTGTCATcaataaaagttaatttatcCAGCAAAGTGAAGTGTCTCAAAGTTCAGATCGCTCCTGTGCCTCAGCAAACTGCAGTAAGGGAAAACTCAAATGGTTGCAGCGGTAGCTTGTGTCCCCAGACTGTTGCTAGGTAACGTCAGTTTGCGAGAGACAGCGAGCTCAAatcgtggcagcggcagctctaagaggcacttccggtgtcAACAGAAGCTGCCACTGATGTGAGTAGGCAGCTGTCTTTGTTGCCACAGTGTTTGGAGGCTGAGAGCAGCTAAAGTTGTTTGTGATGTATGAAATTAGACAAATACAGGTTTATGAAATATTATTGGATGGTTCATTATCTCTCAGGGGGTTGAACTCAAAATGAATCAAGAAAGGCTCCTCATCTATCAGATCCATTTGATCTTGGTTTCTATGGATAAGAACTCAAAGACTGTATTCCCAGTATTGGTTACAGTGTGACTGGTACTGTGCCTGAGTGAAGTGTTATGAGCCAAAGGAGAAATGTAGATTGTTATCCTTGCCATAAATTCTACATAAGATGGTGAATAACTCCATGAAAGCATTGATTGAACGGAGTTGCCACAGCTCATGCAGAAATTTATTGACGGCAACTGTACCAAAGTAGATGGGAATACCTCAGAGGAACCAAGTTTTAGTAATGGTAGGACCAGGCACTgtctcatttatatttatactctCTAGgctgaataaatgtattcagtgtttttgtgttacaagAAGGCAAAGACTGACAAAATATTATTTCCAATTGCTTATAAGctattaacagttttatttactatcATAACTTGACTTTGGCCCAAATGTTCACTTATGACATGATCTCAGGCCTTCTCCAAAGACTCTTAGTTAAATACACTAACATCCacaagaacatttaaaatagacGTATTGTTAGTCTTTCAACTTTAAGATATTATGAATGCAGACAGAGTGGCAACAGAGGCCTCTGCCGTTACAAATcagtgagttttttttattgtcaccGGAAGTGCCTCGacgagctgccgctgccacggTTTGAGCTCGTTGTCTCTCGCAAAATTACGTTACCTAGCAACAGTCGGGGCCACGGGCCGCTCTCATTAGTCCATGAATCTGCTTTGCTGCCTTCACATGCActtagaaattaaaaaaatctacagataaaaaaggtaaaatttctttaaaaatccATAACACTCTTCAAGACATTATTTCCATGTGTCTCTGTTACTTGATTTGTGAGCTGACAATGCACAAAAAACTAGAAAGTTAAAAAACTTAACTCCAAACGTAACACAAAGCTTTCTGTTAGTTAAGTTGGTAAAGTTCAGGgacacaatgtaaaaaaatctATACAAGATATTCTATGAAATGATTTTATTGGTGGCTATACTTTCTATAAGAAATAATGTTCCAGGTAGATTTTTTGTAGGTCAAAGTTAATTTCACAATTAAAATCTAATTTGAGCACATTACTTGAATATGTATCTAAAACATACAAGGCCCATGTTTAATGCTTTTACAATGAAGCGATCTACAATACAATGCAATGTATTTGTTGGCAGTGAGATACTATGTCTGCATTGGGCGGCCGTGGATCAGTCGTTGGTTCAGTCCCCGTCTTCCTCTGCATGCCAGCTTTCATCAGGCATGACAATTAACCCGTCCCattgagaaagtgctgcacatagttgcactgtatgaatggtgACTGACAAAAACTGTAGTGTAAAGAACTTCAATGTGTCATCGAGACTAGACAAACACAGATCATTTACAATTACAAAGTACAGCCAACGATATATGCAATACACTTTGTAAAAAATCTTATTGAAATGAGAAAGACAAAGTTTGATATTCATACAAATTATACACAACTCGTACCGGAGGAAAACATCTGGTGTTTTCAAGAGTTGACCAAGGTCAAACAAAGTCAAATACAGTGTACCAACACCTTTCTGCTCTGGCAGTACAGCATTAACCATTTGGCACAAGCTGaatccaaataataataatgataatttgatATATGATTACAAAAAAAGATTGAAACATTATAGTTTATGAGAGCTATTCTATGCTATTTTaagacaaataaacatttgtcaTGAGAGGAAGACGTTAACAGAGCTACCCAGAAACTGTGCTGGACAGAACAGACCCCTGATCTGTGTTGGTCCAGGGTTGGGGAACCTTTATTCTAGGCAAACATTAATTTATATTGCCAACACAGATGAATAAAAATCAAATGCCAGAAATAGACCTTCAGGATTGTATCATAAAAAATACTGGGAGAAGCGAATCGGGAACCCCATGCTTAAGTATTTCTGTGAGCAGCGAAGTGAATCAttagaaaaatttaaaatttgttCTCAATTCACCGCAAATGTTCTCTCCTGTAATATTCTTTTTCAACTGCTGGCAATCTCAGAGGCTCCTTCCAAATTGAATGTGTCTTTGGACATCTCCGTAGACGTCTGTCCATGCGTGTGTGTCCTCTGGTGTCTGCGTAGAGAATGGCTCCATGAAAACTTGCGTCCACAGGTGAGGCACAGATAGGGTCTTTCTCCCGTGTGCGTCCGCTGATGTTTTGTCAGAGACTTGTACCGTGTGAAGGTCGCCCCACATTCGTTGCAAATATACTTCTCTGATTTAATGTGAACATTTTGTTCATGCTCTTTCATGTTGCCCAGCTGCGAGAAGCCTTTCCCACACACGGGGCAAAGATGGGGCTTCTCCCCCGAGTGGGTCAATTTATGAATATTCAAATCCTGACGAGAGTAAAATCCTTTTGCGCAGATAACACATTTGTACGGCCGTTCCCCTGTGTGCTTCCTCATGTGTCTTTTAAGCCCTTCTGAACGGGAGAAGCAACTTTCACACAAACTGCATGTAAAGGGTTTCTCCCCAGAGTGGGAGCGGGAGTGCCGACGGACCTCGGAGGCCTTGAAGAAGCGCATCCCGCAGTCCGGGCAGCAGTGAGGCTTCTCCGGCTGCTCCTCGTGTGTCTTTTCATGTGCTTTGCAGTGACCCGACTCGGAGAATCCTTTCCCacaggtggagcaggtgaaaGGCCTCTCCCCCGTGTGCATCCGCTCATGACGGATAAGTTTGTTCAGTTTACTGAAAGTCTTCTTGCAGTATGAACACTGATGAGGCTCTTTCGGCTTCTTCGAGTGTGTGCGCCTGTGCCTCTCGAGCTTCGAAGGCCTGTTGAAAATCTTTCCACAGTCGGGGCAGGGATGCTTGTTAGTCCTGTTGTGGCAATTCTGGTGTCGGATCAGCTTCTCTTCTTGAGTGAAACTCTTGTCACAGTGCTGACACTGATGAAGAGTCTTCGGCTTCCTTGTGTGCACAGGTTTGTGCCTTTCTAGCTTTGATGGTCTGTCAAATACCTTCCCACAGGTGGAGCAAGGGTAACACTTGTCTTTAGTGCTGCTAGCTGGCGGTTTGGAGTCCTCTGTGTCGCTGAAATCTGATTCTGAGATTGCCTTCAAAAACTTTTCTCCAGAACCTAATGAAcaatcaaacagaaaagaaaaacctcttAATACTTTGCTCAGCGAACGGGTTGAACAGTCAAGATTTATTATGTGAGGAGTTGTGGGTTTTTATGTGACCTGCAGTTTGAGTTATCCTGCATGATAACTACACTgtatataactttatatatgTACTCTGCCCTTATACCTTCTCTTTGTATCaactgtatatgtgtatatgaatCTTATTCGCAGTTTATACATGATGCCCTCACATACCCTGTGTAAAATCTTTTAAAGTTgtcttttatttacatttttaataatccTCTTCATGCACCACGTCACTGCTTTGTGCAGTGTTATTAAATTGTGCTGAGAACGTGCACAATTCATATTTTAGAGTTAAACTGACAACAGATACAGAAGATACTTTCAAACCATACACTTATTCTCAGTGGAATTGTCTTTAGTGCTTCTAGCTGGCGGATTGGAGTCCTCTTCGTCActgaaatctgaatctgagaTTTCCTTCAAATACTTTTCTCCAGAACCTGATGAACAAtcgaacagaaaagaaaaacctcttAATACTTTACTCAGCGAACTGGTTGAACAGTCAGATTTATTATTAGACATGAAGGAGCATCAACACTTACTTTCCTCGGACGATTCTGTTTCAGTGTCAGAAGCTGTGTCTGGGTCCATGACTGCAGCCTATTTAtggacaacaacaaaacaaacttatATGAGTATTGTACAGCAGTGACTCACTGTTCTTCTCAGATATGTCTGCTGTAGCCTGAGCGATGCTAGATTTCTTTGGGATGATAGATGTTCATATTGAGGAGCTGTGATAATGATGGATTTTGtttcaacataaacacaaaatatgagCAACAGTGTTACGGCTTCATCTGCTTGTATGTTTGTCTCCAAGATACATTGTTAGATGGATATTTAACAGCTGATGTCTTGATATATGCTAATAAAGATACATCTGAAATCATTTGAAGTaccagtgtgtaggattcagTGGCAGCAAGAGGGGGTTTTGCAGATGTGTTGATCCCCCTCCACTCACCCCTCACTTCTTTAGTGTGTAGTCATGTACAGTGGTCTTCATGTATCATAGACACGAATTCTGTGTTACTCTACAAAAATGCTGGTGGAACATGGCAGGTGTGTTTTCAAACAATTAAATCTCCCTACTTTCACATGACTACTTAAGCGTTTGACTTTGAACTGTACATCAGACGTGTCCTCTATCCGTGATGTCATGCtacacaataaaaatgtatttccattAGGCTAAGGATGAATGAGATGCTGTTATAGGGAGCGCCTTTGATTCCAAGCTAGTCAGAGCTGATCGTGTAAACATGATGTCCCATCTGAACATTAGCAGTGCAGCTTGTGTGCTAATAGAGCTTTAAAAAAAGGGTAAGGGTTAACTGTTAGCTGGCTTTGAAACGGAGGgtcggtgagtgtgtgtgctcgggacacacgcatgcacacagacagaccagAGCAACACTAGCTAACTTAGCCGAAGCTAACCTTGTCGCGTTGCCTCAGTAACCCGATAAGAGAACGAACAGGGCCTGCGAGCTGGACTCCCACCTCTCTAATAATCCTGACAAGCCTCGGCTGTCACTTCTCTCTCCCGCAGCTCCTCACACGGGCCCTGTTTCATGTTGAGAACAAGCTAATGGCTGCGGCTCGCTACAGCTTCTCTTTCACATCCTGGTGGGCGGACACCCGACCAGTCTctgcctctgattggtggaCGCTGAGGTTCTCCCCAGATTTTTAACCAATCATCCCTTTGATGTGTAAATCTAACCCAATCAGCGGCAAGGTAGGGGCGGgtcatataatatataatatgaggAGTTGTGGGTTTTTATGTGGACTGCAGTTTGTGTGGGCTTGATTTCTCTTGCATGATAACTACACTGTttttaactttatatatatatatatactctgcCCTTACACCTTCTCTTTTTATATAactgtatatgtttatataaatcTTATTTGCAGTACATGATGCCCTCAAATACCCTGTGTAAAATcttataaagttgttttttctttacatttttaattagcCTCTTCATGCACCATTGTGCGCATTGTGCTGTGTTATTAAATTGTGGTAAGAACATGcacaattcattttatttaaaagatttaaactGACAACAGATACAGTAGATACTTTCAAACCATACACTGATTCACAGTGGAATGCAgcctttctgttatttttattgttgacattgtttcattcatttttgttttctgtgctgGATATATTACATGTTTGGTCTGATCACCCCCGACACAATCGCTCACTTCCAACAGCATTAGAACGCGACAGAGGTTTTCATACAGAATATTGGAAATACATACGTTTACACTCAAAATTTCTAAACTCGTTAATAAGTTTCAATTTGAGTCCATCAAACAGttcaatttaattgaatttactTACTTATATTCCTCAGTTCATCATGGCAATGCACCTTTCAACATGCTTAACTTAATATCATGTGTCATCCTTTCATCTGTGATAAGATGTTGAGGGGTTTTGTTTTGGTGCAGTTGCTTTCACTCCTTACACTTTATAATCCCACAAACCATTGTGTATGCAAGCTTGTAAAGCTCAGTTATATTTGCTATACAAATGAACTTGACCTGCAGACATCAAGTCAAGACAAATCTCCCtccattgaaataaataaagacaaatacataaaaaaatccAGTCCAATGAAAAAGCATCAACAAAAACGTCGAGATGCAAAAGTTACACAGTGActactccccctctctctcttttttcttttttttttgtttttactgagaGGGAAAAGAGTGGGAAAAGGAAATAGAGTTCTGGATGCCCCACACTTCCAGGGACTGGATCTTGAAATATCCCTTGCCAAGTGGGATGCTCTTGAATGTGTCACAATGCTCTGTGTATCCTCCCTCTAGGTCTTCCTGCAGGCAGAGAGCATGACCCCCATCGCCAcctaaaagaagaaataaatacatcagTACGTACAGCTTACAGGCCTATGTGTTCTTTTAGTCTGATAATATCAGCAACTGATATACCAATGATGAGCTTTCTGTCGTTTCCTGCTATGAACATATAGGCTTGTTGTCCCTTAGGTCTCTTTGGCTCTTTAGCAGTCGTGGGCTCCTCTGACGGGGCAGTGAAGGGAATGGTCAGGTAGCTGGGGTCCTGGGGGGTCCCGGCAGGACAGGTCAGATTTGTGGCGGCTGTGGCGTAGGTGGTTGGCAACTTGCCGCTTATGGACACCTGGGAGggggtgctgctgctgatgcaaaCCTGCTGTGGGGAAGCTCTTCTGGTCATGATGTTGATCATAGCCTGCTGGTAGTGCTCCATGCTGGGACGAAGCTGAAAGAGCAATCACATTTCTATTTGACACTCAGTTTCAGTTTGGAAGGCATTCCAGTGAATCACAGTGAACAtactgtatgaataaatatgaatataacacaaAAATTATCTTATTTGAGGGAGTATGTCTCAccgtgaaaacaaaacactccCCAGTTCCAAAATATGTAAGTCCCTCATGGTCATGTTTACTTCTTTCTGTCATGTCCGTTGACAGGAAGGCCCCAAAGACCTGTGAAATGAGAAACACGAATATTTTATCACCACATAAATtgtattatcatcattattagcATCACGGCATTTAAAATGCTAATCTGAGATTAAAGTGTAACAACACGTCACGTTACCTCTTCATCGACAGTTTTGATCATCAACACTGCTGGTTCGTGTCCCTCCACATTTGAGTagagtctgtgtgagagaaaacATAATGAATTTATCAGTTTGACAATAGAAATCTGTTGACATGAGGctttcacagacattttggaatcagtatatatatttatttcacaaaataaataataaggaaaagatacatttatgtttataatatttataataaagttgttTAACCTGTAAAATATCATGTTTGGAAACAACATCTTAGAAATGATTGtcaacttatttatttatttaattaactaCTTAgttaaattttaatttattcattggTATCAACATTATTTAGACTCCCTAATATTGGCATTGGCTCACAAAAAATCCATGTCAGTCAAGCGCTGTTATTATTAAGAGAGGGTGAAGGTTGAAATTTAAGATCtcaaacaaaaactgtttttttttaagagtttATCATTTCTTCAATGCAGCATTTGATTTCTTTAATTTACTACACAGTGTGTAACAAAAGTAATCGATGGCTAAACAGTCATGTAGGAAGTATTGGTTTCAACTTCAGGCAATTGCGAACATATACCTTTGCCACCAGTGAACTGTAAGTCACCTGACATTCTCACTCAAAGCAAACATGTtgacagtgaaaacacagcGCCTCTTTCTGTTGCGTAACTAGAGCTGGGAAAGTGCTGCGACAAGGTGTTCAGTGGTTATTGATCCATGGTGACCTGACCTCATTTAAATAAAGTAAGGGATGACAAGATAgaaagattttgacagtggaAGAGGCCCCTCAGGTCATTAATCATGTCTGTAACAACAGCTTTTAGTGTCATTGATAGTTTCTCAGTGGGATTATATCATTGAATAAAAGTTACTTACGAGGCGAGACTTCTTCCGTGTTCAGCCGTGCTAAACAGCCTGATGGGA
The sequence above is a segment of the Limanda limanda chromosome 2, fLimLim1.1, whole genome shotgun sequence genome. Coding sequences within it:
- the LOC133024513 gene encoding zinc finger protein 883-like, which encodes MDPDTASDTETESSEESSGEKYLKEISDSDFSDEEDSNPPARSTKDNSTENKCSGEKFLKAISESDFSDTEDSKPPASSTKDKCYPCSTCGKVFDRPSKLERHKPVHTRKPKTLHQCQHCDKSFTQEEKLIRHQNCHNRTNKHPCPDCGKIFNRPSKLERHRRTHSKKPKEPHQCSYCKKTFSKLNKLIRHERMHTGERPFTCSTCGKGFSESGHCKAHEKTHEEQPEKPHCCPDCGMRFFKASEVRRHSRSHSGEKPFTCSLCESCFSRSEGLKRHMRKHTGERPYKCVICAKGFYSRQDLNIHKLTHSGEKPHLCPVCGKGFSQLGNMKEHEQNVHIKSEKYICNECGATFTRYKSLTKHQRTHTGERPYLCLTCGRKFSWSHSLRRHQRTHTHGQTSTEMSKDTFNLEGASEIASS